The region atatgataggaaaaaaagaatccGGTAAAAAGaataggaaaaaagaaacagtagTTTCACATTACTCTGTctggttttttttctgacgTCATTGgctttttatttacgtttgatccttcgtcttattaaaaaattttatgtaaatatacaaaattataaattatacttgaagttactttagtaataaatcaaatcataataaaatagtcaattaattgtatatattttttagataagacgtagggtcaaacatagataaaaaattcaacGGCGTAAAAAAAACGTATGGACTATATGATATTCCTATCCattcaaaataatattattctgCTAAATAAAACAGAAGGGAGAGCTAGCAGAGTGACACAGTCATTAGGGGATCACGTTAATCACATAAGGAATTTCCTTAATTTTTATCGATAAGGTAGAAAATTACTAACATAGTAATTAAccaattttgtaaaaaacaattgtgatgtatatttttttcaatatggaaattccttaaattttttgttttgcctcCAAATATTGCCgccaaaatcaattttcccTCCACGTAGTACCGCAACATTAGAGTAACAAACCTGCTAATCTCTCTCCACATCTCTCTGAGCGAATAAGCTCCATATATAATCCCCGTTGGACCTGGAATCAGTTAGtcgatcttcttcttcccacAATCTCACACCAGAGCACTAGTCCCTCCATCGCCTCCTCCAAGATCGCAGTCTCAACTGCTCAGCTGCGCAGGGCCTCCGGCCATGGCTCTCCCCCTCAACTGGCCATCTCTCTAGGCTCTCTCCCACATTTCTTGAGTTGTGGAGTCTGCAGATTCGAAGATCCAAACCACCCCTACGTTGTTGCatccttttctctctttcttttgcaCCCTTTCCGTCTGCGCTTGGTGAGGGCAGGTCACAAGAATCGACATTTCAACCAAAGGATTCTTATCTACGGTTTGTGTACCTTCTCTCTAAAATTCCTGATGCTTATTTCTGAGAGTTAGATCAATTGGTGTTGAATTGAACTGGATGACTTGCTCTCTGTCAGAGCTATATACACCATGTGTTTGATGAAAAGTACCGGTACCACCATCTAGATTCCATGTTTATTTCTgtacaagaaacaaaattagttCCCACTGTTGATTATTGAAGTTCTGGTAAAACATGCAGTTATTTGATAAACCGTGCTAATATCTGCTAGACAATCTGTACAGGTTAATAGCATATGTTCAGTGCATTGCCTACATTATTGTGAAATGAATTAGTTGGATTTATGTTGCCAGATATGTGTAATTAGTTGTGTGCAAAATATTTCTGTTTAGATATCTTGATAATGCTAAGTACTGAATCAAAGAGTATGCTCAGACTAATAATCAAAGTTTATGCAAAGTACAGTAGCAGGGGAAGACTCTTGTGTGAAATAGTCAATTTTAGGTTACTACATTCATTCTCACTTTTATCTCCACCTCTACCATGTGGAACTGAAATTTTGTTATGCTCGTATCTCTGGCTGTACTTCCAAATCCAAACAAGCAGGTCATATGTATGTTCTTGTCTATAATGAATATGGTGCCCCTCTCTTAACTAAAAGTTTAATAGTACTGACCACATTTAAGTTGAATTATATACATCCAGTTAGGTAATATTAAgccatttataatttatatttatctattttctctTGTAGCTGCCATATTGCACTCTGCTTTAGCTTTAACATTGAAGAGCAATTGATGATTTATTCGTTCTCTTCAAAGACAAGAAGCCAGTTTTGTTGGCAAAATGGCTAGAAAGAAACGGTTGAACATAGTACATGGTAGTTGTCACCATGGAAATGGAGAGGGAAGTAGCAGCGGACAATCATTGCCACAAGTCGAGCCTCCTCAACCATATGAAGATGAGGTGATTCATGTTGAGCAGCAAGATGATGAGCCTCTCAACATGCCTGGTAAAACTTTAACACCTAAATCCCACATAGTTTGTAATTGCATTACATAGAGTATATGGTTAACAGCTGAAGAGGTGAAGAAGCGCAAGGGGACTACCTTGCGATATGTTTGGGATCTTCCACCTGGACGACGCGTAGTTGTAAAATGCAACAAATTAGGGCAACCTATCGGGGAAGAAGGTGGATTGCTAGGACAGTTTTTGGGCACATTAGCAAGAAATGGAGCTTACTGTCCATTAGATAAGATGACATGGAGAAATATCAAAGCAGATGAAGGAGATTTAACAATACTACAATTTGTACAGGTACCTCAAACGCAAAATATAGCAGAAGTATAATGCTCGGTTTATGTTACTAGTTATTACCTTTTGCCTACTCTCACATTGATGCATCTATTAATATCCATGGCAACAAAAAGTTTTTGATTCAATGTCTAACCATTCATGCAATCatggaaaattaaaattcttcTACTCTCATTATTCTTATGTATTTCAGACAAAGTTCCTGTACCCTCCATCATGCGTTCAATGGATACTGAAATCAATTGGAAGAGATTGGAGGCGATACAAGGCTGtactaaaaaagaaatattttaatccaaagaAGAAGCGTTCTGCTCTGTATAAATTGTGTCCAGACGATGTAGAAAAAGACCAATGGATTCCACTTATCAAATATTGGAAGtcagaaaaaggaaaggtaTTAAATATGCTCTACAATCTGTACTATTGTTTCTTTGACAAATATTGTATTGTTGTTCCTACCATAAACAACATTGCAAGTGTGAACTCAATGAGAATACATTGCTTCTGTAATAGGCCCTCAgtgaaaagaacaaaagaagtCGTTCAATGTTACAGAACCCTCACTCAGCAGGGACAAAGAGTTATGCTCGTTGGTCCGAGGACATGGTGAGCCCATttgttttgctaaaaaatCATCTATGCATGTTCGCTTTACTTTCTTACATTACCTTCCATTTTCAGAGACAAGATGATCCAAATAAGAAACAGCCACATAGAGCAAAGGTTTACTTAGCAActcacaaaaaaaaggataaagataaaaatcaaCATGTGGTATGCCATACACACATAATCCTtccataaatatgtaatatatatattatctaccTTGTACAGTGGGCATACTTTTTTTCACTTGCAGGTCACATTGGAGAATCTCATCGATGAACAACCAGAGTTGGCACAAAATGAGCAAGGAAGAGTTGCATGGGAAGGTGATGcactaaataaagtattgggaaaagaaaaacctgGACAAGTGCATGGAATGGGATTACTTCCTGTTCCTAAACAGGTTTATGCTCGTACATCACATCATCTCAAGAACATAAATATCACTACGGTGAATGACCCATCATCGGATGAAGAGACACATGTTAGAGGGGAAGTGggggaattaaaaaaattagtcaaaaCGCTAGGTCAGCGTATTGATGAGCTGGAAAACAAAGGAACAAGCAATGGGAATAGTGAACCACCTATggtaaaagttataaataCCTTTGTCCTtaacattgaatttttaattacttCTGATTTCATTTTTGTAGATgcttgtaaaataaaaatttctatgattcatactaaaattttacccCTTCCTGATTTCACTGTCATAGGCAACATCTCAAAGAACTTTTGATGATGGTATTGAAGAGGGAGTAGTACGGACTAATAGAAAGGTAATGTCAAAGTAATGCATTCCATGTTTCTCACCATGTTCTGTGaaacaatatttaaaaatgtgcATATGCAGAGGGTTCAATGCAGTACACCTGATCAAGACGACTCAATGAGTAATCAAAGAATTATATCAATGGTATTTTGTCGTTTCaatttataagttttatttgaaCACTTAATACACATACTGACATGTATAGTAAATTTTTATTGTCCATTCAACTACAGAACAAAAGAAGATGTGAGGATCAGCAAAATATGCAACATGATAATATTCTAGATCTTTGTGGCAAAAAGGTTAGGATTTGTTGTTTTCATTCATATGGTGCAATTCAATTTATACATGGTTTTACATGGATTATATATCATGGAACTAGCATCAGGAGGCTGATAACACCATAGGATCACCACATCAAGATGATTTCTCATCACAACCACACCTTGTTCATGATCTTCGGCGGGAGGTAGTTCTTGAATGcctattaaaattaattgtactTATTTCTCAATGTGCTTTATCCATCTCACTATGATATTAGagtgaaatataaatatgttgttgggAGAACTCCTAGTTAGGCAATGCTACATCTGTGAATGCATAATCTGTGtgaaacataaacaaaattaaagatgGCACTTCATCTATGCCATTTAGTGTTGGCAACTGAATGATATCCATGAAAGGTtatgaaaaacaatttgtcACATCTTTATAAAGTTGGTCCTGTTCATTTGCCCTattggtttatatatatatccatttaCATGCTCTAAATACTGTTATATGTCATGCCCTTCCATTTTTCCTAATTATAAGATTAATGTGCATGGATAGAGTTGGTTTCAAAGTACAAAAgttatgttataatataatatgttctAATCTCTTTGTTATTATGTCTCaacatagatgaataaaaagaaGCATCGGAATTTAGAGAAATTTGCAAAGACTACGAAAAAACAAGAAACTCAGAAGAAGACTGCACATCACATGGCCCAAAATAGGGTGCATTCTTCTTCAATGAAGGTAGTAAAAACATACAAAAATGATActactaattaaattattgcTTAAcaagtaactattgtatatttCTTAATGAATACATTATTTCTATTGTAGGTTGGTACCACAATAATCTTAATCACCGCAAAATATCCTAACAAAGAAACTGTGGCATATGCTACTTATTTGAGTAGTAACCCAAGAGACAAAGTGGATGGTGTTTTGAGATTGGTAACGAGTTCACTAAAGTGGTTGTCAATCATCCACTTAAGGAAGATGAGGAGCTCGTAAGGCCAGTGAAGCATTGCAAGACAATTGGTGATGCCCATTATGAAGGAATATCGATTGCTTGGCCTTCATTTTGTGTATGCTCATAATACCttcatgtaatatatatacatatatatatatatatatatatatatatatatatatatatatatatataattgcaaTGTAAGtgctaatatataaattaattgtgTAGGTTCAAAAGATCAATAGTTAAAATTCTCATGTTTTAGGATCACAGCAAGATGGAATCTACAAGATACGGAGCTGATGAAGATTACATAAGATTAgatatattctatattttttggcTAGTAGTTTGTTGCTCGAAATATGTATTTACCTTTTCAACGGACATGACTctgaatttatttgttttcaattGGGATGATGTAATTTGAGTACTCATCAAAACTTTCTTAATTATCGCAAAGTAATATATTATggttatatcacttcatttATGATTATTTGTCCTATTCTGTGTATGTGCATTTACTCTTTTACACAATTTTCTTACTAAATGTATTAATATTACAAACTGCATTACGGGTCTTATGTAATTATGTTGCAATATGTAAAAAAGGTGTCAAAGAATATGTTgctacaaatgaaaaaacaaattacaaacAGTGTCGGTACAACTAGAGAAATTGTGTTACTATGATGTATGGTAACACGTAAATACATGTTGCTATAGCTCTAATGTAACACCTTTTATTTCCTATAAGAACGGTCCAATGTGTTACAACAGATTAAACTATAGTAACATAGTCTATAGTAACAGTTTACCAATGTGTTACAATAGACCATTGTAACACCTTTTTAGGGATAGAGTAACACAAAATCGTGTTACTAAAAGCTTGTCCTGGCGTAGTGTATGTTGGGCCTAGGAGCTTCCTTGTAGGTATCTTTCCACGGAGAGAAAACTAATAGAGATGGAGGAATCAAACCGAATTGAATGGAAGCCGAAGTCAAAATGAGAACGaaattttcaattaaaatttcGGTTAGCATTTTTCACTAGCCAAAATTAATTCAGTTAATTTGGTCGTCATTCTAGATTAATCGAAATGACTGAACTAAccaaaataatgaaaaaagtCACATAGCTAAATCTTGGTAATTTGGAGTATATAAATTGGAAGTAAGAGCAAATATGATTGATGCTTTgttgataaattattatacTATCTATTGtttgtaattattatgtgatatttaatttaaaaaacacgtcaaaaagagaggaaatgcCACCATAATATTAATGTAATTTGCTTGATTTTATTATCTCCTTGAACTGTCACATATTTTGGGCATGATCAAAGACCAAACTGAACTAATCAAAACCGAATTGCTCAGTCttgattttttagaaatataatttggtCTTCATTTTAGATAaccatttttcttaaaaaatgaaagaccaaaataaatttaacgaATAGACTGAACTCCCACACCTTGTATGTAGAATCTCTAACCCAGGGTATACAAAACCATACAGGAACATTATTGTCTCCAGAGGTACAGGTACCGGTGAAAATCATGTGGTTATCGTGGTTAAATGATGCAAAAGCACACCAAATTtgaccaaaaatttaaattgttttaaaattttatttaaatttagggtGGTTACCTCGGTATAACTGCTACCGTCCGCTACTTGTATTGTAGTTACCGTGCAACATCCTTGTAATCACGTGGTTTTTGTAAACCATGCTCTAACCTCTAATAGTTTATAGTTGAAACTTTTTTCCtcaactagaaaaaaaatgtccgTGCGTTGCACCaggttaaattaattttaattatgcaaataaaaataaattataaaactgaaTTACGCGTCGAATCAAGAAGAGTAAATTATGGTCGACATATAATTAATGTGGGAATTGTGCGTTGTATTGAGAGGCTTATAAGTGAGAATAGTAAATTATGCTTAACATTATAAGCATATTAATATCAAAAGCTTCTCAACattttttcttagattaaattctttttgaagtgaacttaaattttcaaccctCCTACTtggaattatatataaaattattccaTTGGTAAACATTgtacataaacaaaatatttctattcataaatattatacatatttaaaatattttcattcacAAACTTTTCACATATTCATACACTTTAcatgtagataaaatatttctagtcaTAAACTTTATGAATAGGAATCaataaactttaagcacaaataaaatatttttgttcataaactttatacatgaataaaacatatatatgtagaaatattATTGCAGGTCAACTTTGTATAACAATCAATATAATCTACcctaaaatcataataatagtaatttattttgagaatttgTTTAGGTGacaaatttttggttttgaaattttcaatctaTTGTCTTGATATATCttagatataaaattacaACGGTATAAATTTGGGAATaagtataaattataataattaattggttGGGCTTATCTAAAGtagttaaataataaataaatattaatttaatattattgtttcgtatgtaatttattttatgaacaaATTGGTGATGCTAGAAAAAGGATATAAAAACGGCTTCCCTTCCTTCTAACATCTCGCGCACTGGAACCAGGATCACACGTTCCTCCAAACGAGTGTACTCCATTGGGCCACGCGAACATTTCTGACTTGTGGAGCGCGACTTATGTAGATGGATCGTCCGGCCATGTAGACCGACGACGGAAACATTTTTCGCTGTTATAATAGGTATAGATAATCGACGAAAAATTACCAATTCAGATACATACGCTACGTGAATATAGCCTAACAACAATCTTGAATAGCCCATAAATCAGAAACCCAAAACCCATGGCTGGCCAAAAAATTACATTGAAAAATTACTgtgttttagttaaaatttatgtaaaagatttatattttactgtTGAGCCATAGACTTAGTAAATTTGTGGTTACGTCCCTAGTTTTAGCAATATGGTTGATTTACTTTATCTCTGGTTAAAAGATGACCATCGATGTTTATGATCATTAGCATAATTAGTAGTCATTGTCCAAGCAGTATAAGATTATGAAGATCAGAGAATGAGTAaatctagattaattaatagGGTTGCACGGGCAATCATCAGCTGTAATATATCTTACTGGGCCAAACCCCTCAATTTTGTTCTAAGTGAGCGGTAAAGGCCCACAGTTAGCTCATCGCCATGCTTCTTCGCTAGCCCAGATACATCTGGCAAAGAGCTTTCTTCCCGAAGGCTTGCGAGTCCTGTTGAAGTCCTATTTCTCGGTTAAACACTTCCCCTTGCGAAGTCCCTCTGGGCCCAAATGTCTACTGGGCTACGATCCAGCCTAGTTAGTTTGAGGCCTTCTATGGGCCGGCACTTAGCATCCAACAACATGTTTAGGCCTTCTAAACTATGTTGATTATAGCTGATcagataattttcttttcaggtaaaataactttatttttcacatggAATTTACTTTGGTTGGATATAGAAGTAACTCTGCAGTCACATGTATGTATAACTCTATACCTTAGCTGAcacttttctttttagatACTAGTTTAACGTCCGTGCTTTGCTACagatgaaagaaaatatagtacaatattgtctaaaataaataaaagtaaattttttatgaaatgtgTTGCCCAACCTTACTTGGTTTTATATGTAGCTATCCTTGTGGTGTTGATTGTTTCTTAATGTTAAAGTTCAAGGGGTAATCTGAAAAATTTACAATGAGAGTTGctgggtggcagattcactgccaccaccattatACTTTTAAAGAGTACAGAagtatagaaaagttactttgATTTTTGATAGAAGTaacattgtttgaatttttgatacaagtatttattattattattattatttttagagacATGTAACTTTGGTTCTAGATGAGTATAACTTTGTTTTAAGATAAAAGTAACTCTGGTTTGAAATAAGAGTAACTTTGTTttaacataacttcggttccACAGAGAAGTACCTTTGTTTTCGTAGAGAAGCAACTTCGATTCCATATAGAAGTACCTTGGTTTGAAGATAGaagtaaaattgtttttagatataagTAACTTAGGTGTACATCATAATAAAGGTAACTTTAGGTAAAAAAGGTGTCAAATGTTATTTCTTCTGATTTAataatgttttaaataatacataaaaaatttggaactaattgcaagttaaaaattttaataaaatgaatggtcgaTACAAAAGTCAATAGCGTAAATTAAAAAGtactggagggagtatcaaacaaaaaatattaagtgaAAGTAAATCACTCAAAGTGGTCCACCAAATTAATCTAAGATATAAGAGTAACTTAGAACTAAACCGATATAATCACTAGCAACGGTATGGATTTTGACCTGACCTAAGGAAGAAAGTCCCGATCTACCCAACATGATTACTGCATAATTAACTAGAATGATaaaatgtcacgcccagaaatttacaccaaatttctgaacaatagcatgtattaaatctcggtccaggcatcagcccgagtacacactatgacaaattaatacacagttccacgacttataaacaaataaaaacaattatctatcgaaatgcagcggaaaaggaaaacaaactaaaccatctaatcttcagcttcagctgacgaagatggctccacaccacaggcactctcgacggcggactgaaccttacttcaaccttcggaacaaccttcttctgacacaggctctggcacttgctttGGTtggggggaaaattaagcaaggctgagtacaaaccaccgtactcaataagtaacacccaagagagggagaataatgaatgcaacagggtatcaaggataggctaaggttaacttgcacaaaagctgcagtaatttagcaaaacagtagataaaatagactgaaataaaagcaaagtaacatttaaaataatcatccactgtccaacgttacaccacgttgcaacaggcccagaccgctgtcgaacattacaccacgtagcgacagggtcaaccctttGCCCAACGTtgaaccacgttgcgacagacccaaaccactgacaacgttacaccacattgcgcagggtcaaaccagttccaagatttgtaaaattattaaaggggttcaactaatcctagtgagtctgtcggttcgcccaataaccgcgagcacggctattcgaatagttttactctgcagaggtgtacaactttacccacaagacatggctgccaagcatgttaccatgccccaacgtatcaccacgatacctcagtacggaaaccatgataagacctttcacctaaccctccctagacaatcgcaccacacttcaggtttcaccctctcctttacaccaagtcgggcagtcccctcttgtgccttggtagatccggaagcaggagaagctttcgttacaccacgattgcccgtccatactccatcacgcctacccttgcctgggtacgtcgaatagggacaagctagattacgagtctcaccgttgcccattctggcttgtggttagtacgtgtaagaccttcagggtttcctgagaaccggtccttaattgccatgggcacgacactcaaaaccatgcacccacagcccaccataagcaatattttagttgtattaatcctcaacgggatattaataatgattacaaccattaaaggtctatcaaagtttaatcaataattaagtaataattggtgagctagttgaactaagcatggctaagcattgactaaccctaattctagtcaaattaaccctgggatgacaataataataaatagggatcaacgggtataaaggtaaattcccaatagataaatacaataaatggatttgcataaaacaatgcatgtttgaatgtaaaagcgggggattttataatcataggttcaatatgatcaaaggagggtgccacttgccttgcttagacccacgaggaacttcggcgacgacttcgagaacgaacggcgctgcgacggggtcaaaacctacgacaaacaaggcaaaacaagaaaaacaggctgaaaaactactgaaacagagaaagaaactatttttaatggattcttggtatttttctggatttaatgaaacttgaatggacctaaacggagactagatgaattacttatgaattttagaagattatctgtgtttttaaactaaacagaaaaagtcctaaatcaattattgcacaattaatggggctgctgacgtcagcgaggagagagtaagctgacggctgacaggtggggaccacctgtcggtgagagagggggagtagagactgacacgcgggcctggggaggagaggagagagagaagggagagggtggctgacgggtggaccccgttgggaagggagagagagagggcagggTGTCCGGctggcatgtgggccccactagcCGGCCACacagaacagagaggagggggagtacggcttcggccgggcggaggagggcggtggCATCCagcgcggagggcggcggaggacggcggaggacggcggttccacggcggcgacggcgaggcaatGGAGGCAGTCCCGAGAGGGTGCGTCGGCGGTGGCAAACGGCGCGCgcacgcgacggcgacacaccGGTCGACAACGGCGGCCGAagtgaaaaagagggaggaagagagaaagggagaggctcaccggtgaTGAGAACGGCAGCAGCGGGTCGGcgtggacgaggcggaggtgacgtgcggctcggagcggcggtcTGCGACTGAATCGAGTGGCGGCGACATCGGTCGAGCGGCGCGACGTCGAGCATCCAAGGCGAGccgtggcggcgagggcgaccaTCAACGCGAACGCCCCcaggcgcggccggcggcggctcgaggcAGCGTCGTGGAGGTGACGTcgaggcgagggtaacgacgggcggaggggcgacggtgatAGCGGAGGGTGGCGGACGGTGGCAACGGCGcgggacggaggccggcggccggcggccggcagcagaTGCGTCGCAGCGGCACGACGGGGACGCCGGG is a window of Oryza brachyantha chromosome 8, ObraRS2, whole genome shotgun sequence DNA encoding:
- the LOC107303881 gene encoding uncharacterized protein LOC107303881 isoform X1; the protein is MARKKRLNIVHGSCHHGNGEGSSSGQSLPQVEPPQPYEDEVIHVEQQDDEPLNMPAEEVKKRKGTTLRYVWDLPPGRRVVVKCNKLGQPIGEEGGLLGQFLGTLARNGAYCPLDKMTWRNIKADEGDLTILQFVQTKFLYPPSCVQWILKSIGRDWRRYKAVLKKKYFNPKKKRSALYKLCPDDVEKDQWIPLIKYWKSEKGKALSEKNKRSRSMLQNPHSAGTKSYARWSEDMRQDDPNKKQPHRAKVYLATHKKKDKDKNQHVVTLENLIDEQPELAQNEQGRVAWEGDALNKVLGKEKPGQVHGMGLLPVPKQVYARTSHHLKNINITTVNDPSSDEETHVRGEVGELKKLVKTLGQRIDELENKGTSNGNSEPPMATSQRTFDDGIEEGVVRTNRKRVQCSTPDQDDSMSNQRIISMNKRRCEDQQNMQHDNILDLCGKKHQEADNTIGSPHQDDFSSQPHLVHDLRREMNKKKHRNLEKFAKTTKKQETQKKTAHHMAQNRVHSSSMKVGTTIILITAKYPNKETVAYATYLSSNPRDKVDGVLRLVTSSLKWLSIIHLRKMRSS
- the LOC107303881 gene encoding uncharacterized protein LOC107303881 isoform X2 codes for the protein MARKKRLNIVHGSCHHGNGEGSSSGQSLPQVEPPQPYEDEVIHVEQQDDEPLNMPAEEVKKRKGTTLRYVWDLPPGRRVVVKCNKLGQPIGEEGGLLGQFLGTLARNGAYCPLDKMTWRNIKADEGDLTILQFVQTKFLYPPSCVQWILKSIGRDWRRYKAVLKKKYFNPKKKRSALYKLCPDDVEKDQWIPLIKYWKSEKGKALSEKNKRSRSMLQNPHSAGTKSYARWSEDMRQDDPNKKQPHRAKVYLATHKKKDKDKNQHVVTLENLIDEQPELAQNEQGRVAWEGDALNKVLGKEKPGQVHGMGLLPVPKQVYARTSHHLKNINITTVNDPSSDEETHVRGEVGELKKLVKTLGQRIDELENKGTSNGNSEPPMATSQRTFDDGIEEGVVRTNRKRVQCSTPDQDDSMSNQRIISMNKRRCEDQQNMQHDNILDLCGKKEADNTIGSPHQDDFSSQPHLVHDLRREMNKKKHRNLEKFAKTTKKQETQKKTAHHMAQNRVHSSSMKVGTTIILITAKYPNKETVAYATYLSSNPRDKVDGVLRLVTSSLKWLSIIHLRKMRSS
- the LOC107303881 gene encoding uncharacterized protein LOC107303881 isoform X3 gives rise to the protein MARKKRLNIVHGSCHHGNGEGSSSGQSLPQVEPPQPYEDEVIHVEQQDDEPLNMPAEEVKKRKGTTLRYVWDLPPGRRVVVKCNKLGQPIGEEGGLLGQFLGTLARNGAYCPLDKMTWRNIKADEGDLTILQFVQTKFLYPPSCVQWILKSIGRDWRRYKAVLKKKYFNPKKKRSALYKLCPDDVEKDQWIPLIKYWKSEKGKALSEKNKRSRSMLQNPHSAGTKSYARWSEDMRQDDPNKKQPHRAKVYLATHKKKDKDKNQHVVTLENLIDEQPELAQNEQGRVAWEGDALNKVLGKEKPGQVHGMGLLPVPKQVYARTSHHLKNINITTVNDPSSDEETHVRGEVGELKKLVKTLGQRIDELENKGTSNGNSEPPMATSQRTFDDGIEEGVVRTNRKRVQCSTPDQDDSMSNQRIISMNKRRCEDQQNMQHDNILDLCGKKMNKKKHRNLEKFAKTTKKQETQKKTAHHMAQNRVHSSSMKVGTTIILITAKYPNKETVAYATYLSSNPRDKVDGVLRLVTSSLKWLSIIHLRKMRSS